From the genome of Dickeya aquatica, one region includes:
- a CDS encoding ABC transporter ATP-binding protein: MTHLLCAEHLTLGYEHRIIARDLNVAIPSGKFSVIIGPNACGKSTLLRALCRLLKPLAGDVLLDGTSIHRIATKALARQLGLLPQQAIVPDNITVMELVARGRYPHQTLLRQWSEADQTAVTAAMAATHVSELADCHVDTLSGGQRQRVWIAMVLAQQTPLLLLDEPTTWLDIAHQIELLDLFRELNQQHDRTLVAVLHDLNQACRYADHLIVMRAGTVMAQGAPADIMTPELVQAVFGMASIIIDDPVSHTPLIVPCGRYHPAP, encoded by the coding sequence ATGACACACCTTTTGTGCGCCGAACACCTGACACTGGGTTATGAGCACCGTATTATCGCCCGCGACCTGAATGTGGCGATCCCGAGCGGTAAATTTAGCGTCATTATCGGCCCTAATGCCTGTGGCAAATCGACCTTGCTGCGTGCGCTGTGCCGGTTATTAAAGCCGCTGGCCGGAGATGTGCTGCTTGATGGCACCAGCATCCACCGTATTGCCACCAAAGCGCTGGCCCGCCAGCTAGGGTTGCTGCCCCAGCAGGCGATTGTGCCGGATAACATCACGGTGATGGAGCTGGTTGCCCGCGGGCGTTACCCGCACCAGACGCTACTGCGTCAGTGGAGTGAGGCCGACCAGACCGCCGTTACCGCCGCAATGGCCGCCACCCACGTCAGCGAGCTGGCTGATTGTCATGTCGATACCTTGTCCGGCGGGCAGCGCCAGCGTGTCTGGATAGCGATGGTGCTGGCCCAGCAGACGCCGCTGCTCCTGCTCGATGAACCCACCACCTGGCTGGATATCGCCCATCAAATCGAGTTGCTGGATCTGTTTCGTGAGCTGAATCAACAACACGATCGCACGCTGGTGGCGGTACTGCATGACCTCAATCAGGCCTGCCGTTACGCCGACCATTTGATTGTGATGCGCGCAGGCACCGTGATGGCACAAGGCGCTCCGGCTGACATCATGACCCCTGAACTGGTGCAGGCGGTCTTTGGCATGGCCTCCATCATTATTGATGACCCGGTTTCCCACACCCCGCTGATCGTACCCTGTGGCCGTTACCATCCCGCGCCCTGA
- a CDS encoding 2Fe-2S iron-sulfur cluster-binding protein — translation MALYNIRILNCNSSQTIKCSDDEYILDAAESAGITLPYSCRSGACS, via the coding sequence ATGGCTTTGTACAATATACGAATTTTAAATTGCAATAGCAGTCAAACAATAAAATGCAGCGATGATGAATATATACTTGATGCGGCTGAGTCTGCTGGAATAACTCTTCCTTATAGTTGCCGTTCTGGCGCATGTTCATGA
- the fepG gene encoding iron-enterobactin ABC transporter permease — MFTRIRSNHTLLLGSPGGVINARLSLRTLWVGLLLLVGCMVLLTLAISLGALPLSALTVWQALAGHGDAATVTIVTQWRAPRALMALLLGAGLGVSGAIFQSLTRNPLGSPDVVGFNTGAHTGALITLILLQGSGYQVAAGAVLGGLASALAVYLLAWRRGINGFRLIIIGIAISAVLSAFNTWLMITGALETVMSAALWGAGSLNGMTWGKAAPGLWFIPVTLLAVQFLAGRLRLLEMGDDSARALGVPAEASRLWLMLCGIVLIAIVTACAGPVSFIALAAPQIARRLSRASAVPLCISALTGGLLLLAADITAQHLFTARQLPVGSVTVCVGGLYLIWLLIREARR; from the coding sequence ATGTTCACCCGGATACGCTCAAACCACACCCTGCTGCTGGGCTCGCCCGGCGGCGTTATCAACGCCCGCCTGTCACTGCGCACGCTGTGGGTGGGATTGCTGCTGTTGGTTGGCTGCATGGTATTACTCACGCTGGCTATCAGCCTTGGTGCGCTGCCACTATCGGCGCTCACGGTGTGGCAAGCGCTGGCGGGTCATGGTGATGCAGCCACGGTGACTATCGTCACCCAGTGGCGCGCGCCGCGTGCGCTGATGGCGCTGCTGCTTGGCGCAGGCTTAGGCGTGAGCGGTGCCATATTTCAGTCGCTGACCCGCAACCCGCTCGGCAGCCCGGATGTGGTGGGGTTTAATACCGGCGCACATACCGGTGCACTCATCACGCTGATTCTGTTACAAGGCAGCGGCTATCAGGTCGCGGCCGGTGCGGTGTTAGGCGGGCTTGCCAGCGCACTGGCGGTCTACCTGCTGGCGTGGCGGCGTGGCATCAACGGCTTTCGCTTGATCATTATCGGCATCGCCATCAGTGCCGTGCTCTCCGCGTTTAATACCTGGCTGATGATAACCGGCGCGCTGGAAACGGTGATGTCGGCCGCCCTCTGGGGAGCCGGTTCACTCAACGGCATGACCTGGGGTAAAGCGGCTCCGGGGCTGTGGTTCATCCCGGTTACGCTACTGGCGGTACAATTTCTGGCCGGCCGCCTGCGGTTACTGGAAATGGGGGATGACAGTGCCCGGGCCCTCGGTGTGCCTGCCGAAGCCAGCCGGTTATGGCTGATGCTGTGCGGCATCGTGCTGATTGCCATCGTCACTGCCTGCGCCGGGCCGGTGTCGTTTATTGCGCTGGCGGCCCCGCAAATTGCCCGTCGGCTCAGCCGGGCCAGCGCCGTTCCGCTGTGCATCAGCGCGCTGACCGGCGGGCTGCTCTTGCTGGCGGCCGATATCACCGCCCAGCACCTGTTTACCGCCCGACAATTACCGGTGGGTTCGGTCACGGTATGTGTCGGCGGGTTGTATCTTATCTGGCTGCTTATCCGCGAAGCTCGCCGGTAA